From one Aeropyrum camini SY1 = JCM 12091 genomic stretch:
- the pdxT gene encoding pyridoxal 5'-phosphate synthase glutaminase subunit PdxT, whose protein sequence is MKVGVLGYQGGVYEHVYMLRRSFDRLGVHGEAVVVKKPEDLKGLDGIIIPGGESTTIGILAKRLGVLEPLRELILNGLPAMGTCAGAIILAGKVRDRVVGEKSQPLLGVMRIEVVRNFFGRQRESFEADLEIDGLQGRFRGVFIRSPAIMGAESPARIISWLTYNGQNVGVAAVQGPLLATSFHPELTGDTRLHELWLRLIKR, encoded by the coding sequence TTGAAGGTAGGGGTGCTAGGCTACCAGGGCGGTGTTTACGAGCACGTCTACATGCTCCGGAGGTCCTTCGACCGTCTAGGCGTCCACGGCGAGGCCGTGGTGGTCAAGAAGCCGGAGGACCTCAAAGGGCTGGACGGCATAATCATACCGGGTGGAGAAAGCACAACCATAGGTATATTGGCGAAGAGGCTAGGAGTCCTAGAGCCTCTCAGGGAGCTCATCCTAAACGGCCTCCCCGCAATGGGCACCTGCGCTGGCGCCATAATACTAGCGGGGAAGGTTAGGGACAGGGTTGTCGGAGAGAAGAGCCAGCCTCTACTCGGCGTCATGAGGATAGAGGTTGTCAGAAACTTCTTCGGAAGGCAGCGGGAGAGTTTCGAAGCAGACTTAGAGATAGACGGCTTACAAGGCCGCTTCCGCGGGGTTTTCATAAGGAGCCCCGCCATAATGGGGGCGGAGAGCCCAGCCAGGATAATAAGCTGGCTAACCTACAACGGCCAAAATGTAGGGGTTGCCGCTGTCCAGGGCCCCCTGCTCGCAACAAGCTTCCACCCAGAGCTTACTGGAGATACGAGGCTACACGAATTATGGCTAAGACTCATAAAGAGGTAA
- a CDS encoding MqnA/MqnD/SBP family protein — protein sequence MYGGMLTVAHTPDSDDAFMFYGIAVGAIEIEGFRGVKHIIEDIETLNRWLVEEGRNVDASAVSAHAYAYLINRYFLLRTGASMGEGYGPVVVARKDGLRLEGSRIALPGRYTTAGLLLTIALKGKFTPVYARFDEIPGLVEEGKVDAGLLIHEEQIAYSRRGLTVVLDLWDWWARATGGLPMPLGVDVFSKRLGRSAAAKFRDALRRSIEYAYQHFDEALEYSMRYSRVKDRELVARFIRMYVNERTLDMGEDGVEAHRTLYKLAREAGVLKVSVQLGDEDIV from the coding sequence TTGTATGGGGGAATGCTGACTGTTGCTCACACTCCTGACTCCGACGACGCTTTTATGTTCTACGGGATAGCGGTGGGGGCTATAGAGATCGAGGGGTTCCGTGGTGTGAAGCATATTATTGAGGATATAGAGACGCTTAACAGGTGGCTTGTAGAGGAGGGTAGGAATGTTGACGCCAGTGCTGTCAGCGCCCACGCCTACGCGTACCTAATTAACAGGTACTTCCTTCTGAGGACCGGAGCGAGCATGGGAGAGGGTTACGGCCCGGTGGTTGTCGCCCGGAAGGACGGGTTGAGGCTTGAGGGATCGCGCATAGCTCTACCCGGCAGGTACACCACCGCGGGCCTCCTGCTGACTATAGCGTTGAAAGGCAAGTTCACCCCAGTATATGCAAGGTTCGATGAGATTCCCGGGCTTGTTGAGGAGGGAAAAGTCGATGCAGGCCTCCTCATTCACGAGGAGCAGATAGCGTACTCCAGGAGAGGGTTAACTGTCGTCCTCGACCTTTGGGACTGGTGGGCCCGCGCAACCGGCGGGCTGCCTATGCCTCTAGGGGTAGACGTGTTCAGCAAAAGGCTTGGCCGTAGCGCTGCCGCCAAGTTTAGGGACGCACTGAGGAGGAGCATTGAATACGCCTACCAGCATTTCGATGAGGCTCTGGAATACTCGATGCGCTATAGCAGGGTCAAAGATCGGGAGCTGGTAGCCCGGTTCATCAGGATGTACGTTAACGAGAGAACCCTGGATATGGGGGAGGATGGTGTTGAAGCCCACCGGACACTGTACAAACTAGCCAGGGAGGCGGGGGTTCTAAAGGTGTCTGTCCAGTTGGGGGACGAGGACATAGTATGA
- a CDS encoding TlpA family protein disulfide reductase, whose protein sequence is MEAKVPGPGSQHGIYIYSPGEGGWKIHRVDGGALDPKELGDGVVVVYFDNALCPACRLQDRYWLEVVNKYSGDGRVRFVVVLCDWFSQNCSSKAAAESFNHHRIGASPTIAVFAVKNGEVVYKEYLEGVRPANIIALYIDRALKAYTG, encoded by the coding sequence ATGGAGGCTAAGGTGCCTGGCCCCGGTTCCCAGCACGGCATTTATATCTACAGTCCCGGGGAAGGAGGGTGGAAGATTCATAGGGTCGACGGAGGTGCTTTAGATCCTAAGGAGCTAGGCGACGGCGTTGTTGTGGTTTACTTCGACAACGCCCTCTGCCCCGCCTGTAGGCTGCAGGACCGCTACTGGCTTGAGGTGGTGAACAAGTATTCAGGCGACGGTAGGGTCAGATTCGTTGTCGTCCTCTGCGACTGGTTCTCTCAGAACTGTAGCTCGAAGGCGGCTGCTGAGAGCTTCAACCATCATAGGATAGGTGCTAGCCCCACTATAGCCGTGTTCGCTGTCAAAAACGGGGAAGTCGTGTACAAGGAGTATCTTGAGGGTGTTAGGCCGGCGAACATTATAGCCCTCTATATAGACAGGGCCCTCAAAGCCTATACAGGCTAG
- a CDS encoding chlorite dismutase family protein codes for MDLYIVVASYSMEGGGSCPQGARAAEAWRSVVSGAAESVGAELSKAYLNVCGPGHLSLLAAFAEAEGIGRFRLELARWRCVREAVWWPAYYKESPYAKSKTTEEVVQALRDSSFRFLVAYPMKKNPSWYLEPEQVRRRAMGEHIRIALEKTRENPVLSVTTYAFGIADYEFLVIYEVDSIPAWIETVEALRGAEARRWVVREEPVILGRRL; via the coding sequence TTGGATCTCTACATTGTGGTAGCGAGCTACAGTATGGAGGGGGGAGGCTCTTGCCCACAGGGTGCGAGAGCTGCTGAGGCCTGGAGAAGTGTTGTCTCGGGCGCTGCTGAGAGTGTTGGTGCAGAGCTCTCCAAGGCCTATCTCAACGTTTGCGGCCCAGGGCATCTCTCACTATTGGCCGCCTTTGCTGAGGCTGAGGGTATAGGCCGTTTTAGGCTTGAGCTGGCTAGGTGGAGGTGTGTGAGAGAGGCTGTCTGGTGGCCGGCATACTATAAGGAGTCGCCTTATGCTAAGAGTAAGACTACCGAGGAGGTTGTTCAGGCCCTTAGGGATAGTTCCTTCCGTTTTCTGGTAGCCTACCCGATGAAGAAGAACCCTTCATGGTACTTGGAGCCCGAGCAGGTGAGGCGTAGGGCTATGGGGGAACACATTAGAATAGCTCTTGAGAAGACGCGTGAGAACCCTGTTCTCTCGGTCACCACTTATGCCTTCGGTATTGCAGACTACGAGTTCCTGGTCATCTACGAGGTTGACAGTATACCTGCGTGGATAGAGACCGTCGAAGCCCTGAGGGGAGCAGAGGCTAGGAGGTGGGTTGTTAGGGAGGAGCCAGTGATACTCGGGCGCAGGCTGTAA
- the pdxS gene encoding pyridoxal 5'-phosphate synthase lyase subunit PdxS, whose protein sequence is MIPKYGPLSESVRLYEVGFNEIVDFFYRLAEAGDRLREEGVWLAYGPERLPEVLERPVNGTLAVKLGFPVYQKGGVVMDVTNVEQAGIAEDAGAVAVMVLDKLPYDVRKAGGVARMADVKVIEQVMASITIPVMAKVRIGHYYEAMILESIGVDMIDESEVLTPVDEKHHINKWLFKVPFVNGARSLAEALRRIAEGASMIRTKGEAGTGNVAEAVRHMKLIMGEIWRLRGLPAEERLRVAREYGVPHQLVDLTARLGRLPVVNFAAGGIATPADAALMMWLGADGVFVGSGIFKSSDPSERAAAIVLATSMWDDPEAVAEAQRMVSEAKSMMGIDIRKLSPEELLQVRGAEA, encoded by the coding sequence TTGATCCCGAAGTACGGTCCCTTAAGCGAATCAGTCAGGCTTTACGAGGTCGGGTTCAACGAGATTGTCGACTTCTTCTACAGGCTCGCAGAGGCTGGAGACAGGCTTAGAGAGGAGGGTGTGTGGCTTGCGTACGGGCCGGAGAGGCTTCCCGAGGTCCTAGAGAGGCCTGTCAACGGTACTCTAGCGGTGAAACTAGGCTTCCCCGTCTACCAGAAGGGCGGTGTTGTGATGGATGTGACGAACGTTGAGCAGGCAGGTATAGCTGAGGATGCTGGCGCGGTGGCTGTTATGGTTCTTGACAAGCTACCCTACGACGTCAGGAAGGCTGGCGGCGTCGCTAGAATGGCTGATGTTAAGGTTATAGAGCAGGTGATGGCGAGCATAACAATCCCGGTCATGGCGAAGGTCAGGATAGGCCATTACTATGAGGCCATGATACTCGAGTCTATAGGGGTTGACATGATAGACGAGAGCGAGGTCCTCACGCCTGTGGATGAGAAGCACCATATAAACAAGTGGCTCTTCAAAGTCCCATTCGTCAATGGAGCTAGAAGCCTTGCAGAGGCTCTGAGGAGGATAGCCGAGGGCGCTTCCATGATAAGAACTAAGGGCGAGGCTGGCACCGGCAACGTAGCAGAGGCCGTGAGGCACATGAAACTTATAATGGGCGAGATATGGAGGCTCCGGGGGTTGCCGGCTGAAGAGAGGCTGAGGGTGGCGAGGGAGTACGGTGTACCGCACCAGCTCGTTGACCTGACTGCAAGGCTGGGCAGACTGCCTGTAGTAAACTTCGCGGCCGGAGGCATAGCCACGCCCGCTGACGCCGCCCTCATGATGTGGCTCGGCGCAGACGGGGTATTCGTGGGGAGCGGCATATTCAAGAGCTCAGACCCTAGTGAGAGGGCCGCTGCTATAGTGCTAGCCACCAGCATGTGGGACGATCCAGAGGCCGTCGCCGAGGCTCAGAGGATGGTTAGCGAGGCTAAGAGCATGATGGGCATTGACATACGCAAGCTAAGCCCGGAAGAGCTCCTCCAGGTCAGGGGTGCTGAGGCTTGA